One Nicotiana tabacum cultivar K326 chromosome 23, ASM71507v2, whole genome shotgun sequence genomic window, AGATGTGGAGTAACATGTAATTATATAAGTATATCGAGAATGGAAATAAGCTAATAGCCTTTATTGCAACTTGATTGAAGGTTCTAAATACTTCAGAAAAATAAGAAGCTCAAATTAAAGACAAAATTGAGAGGAAGAGCGAAACAGAAACTGGGGGTCGGGGAGTGGGGATGGTTGAAGATTCAGTTGAGGTTGGGATAAAATACTGATAGCCTATCATGAAAATCGAATGATATATCAGTTTCATGAATTATAGACCGGTAAAAAGTGGAACATTGGAAGTATTGTTTTTGACCCATGTAAGTTTGCAGTCATAGAAGGACTCCGAACCCCCTCACTTTACTTCACCAGCAGCCACAGACTGATATACATACATGTCATTTCACCCACCAATAATTCTGAAAGTGATCTCAACTATTAGCTGTCAGAGCTACAACTAATAGTTTGACTCTTTACTGATCCTCAGGTCAGGTGATTGCCAAGTGAGCAATTACATGCGGAAAACATGACTTTCCAATTGTCTGAATGGTAAATACTTCCCCTTGTGCAAGACGTCAGGATAAATTGTATAGTCTTGAAAACGAGAAGGGAAAAGAAAGGGCAAAAGAATACCTCCAGCAGCAACCAGCTTCTCTACACGGGCAACTATATGCTTTCCGTAAGTATATTTCTTCAGGGCATTTAGATGAACCTTGATTCGGTTGAGAATGAGTTCAAGTTGCTGGTCGTCACAAGTCTCCAGCACTTTCTGTACAACGTAGTTGGCAAACTGATCTTTCATCATTGCCTGCACATCAAATTATTCAACGATTCAACTAGTTAAAACAAGTGAAATCTTTGGTTATTGCATGATATGTTCTAGCAGTAGCACAATAACTTCTAAgcaaatagcagtaaaaatcatTGTCAAACAGCGCCAAACAAAGACAGAAGACCTGCTATGAGATCCCTATATATTCAAACAGTACAAACAAAGACAGAAGAACTGCAATGGGTTCCCTATATATCTTTCCCAAGCAACAGAAAAAGAACAGAACTCTCGGGGGATAAGAAAGTATATAATTAAAAGACAAGAACCCAATCCATCCATCTGCCACACAGGCAGTGACATTAGAGAAGCGGTCTTCTTCCATCTTGCCACTTATACAGTTCTCTCTTTTCTTGTTCCCTTAGTTTCATAAAAACAGTTTAGATATAAACAAATTACTCTGTGTCCATATTTGTTTTAAGTAAAGTCGAGATTTTTCCATGTGTTTAATCGAATAATTGCAAACATACAAATCCTTTTCTTTCTTGCTTGGTCCAATAGCAAATTACCTATGAATAAATGCATTCCTTTTTATTATCGACTTTGTGTCCCTATGTTGCAGGTGAACTAGTACTTTGTCTCTTCATTTTAGTCAAGTGTTCAACTATTGGTGGCTAGTTTGTAACTGTACTTCATTCAATATTTTCCTGTCCACAACATGCTCATCCACCTGTATACTTACCACTATGCTTCTCTAGAAACAGATATttaaatacaaaagagaagaaagTCTTCCATGTAAGTGAATAAAGAGTTGGAAGTGATATCCCATGCAAAGCACGGttataagcttcttcaggagaaAATCGGTAATTGTCAACTAGGAAATCCTGCTTTAATCTTTTCTTCTACTCCAACATTCTCCCACTTCCAGCTGTAGCTTAGGTTTCCTCGACTTCATTAGAACTCAACTACTAGTAAAAAGCAAGGAAgtaccatttttatttttataactgcTCGATTTCAAGTTGTCCTGAGGCTATCATTTGTCTCCATCATGAACATGCAGCAGCAAGTATATAAAGTTATGGAGTGCTGACAGAAACAGACCAACATCAACTGCACTAAATGCATCCAGAAGACTGACTGAAGTTGCACTTTCTCCAATGTTTAATTGTTAACTTCAATCTAAAGAGCAGCACTGGAAAAGCATATAGTTCTATAGTAAAAGCTAAGTGCTTTCAGAAAAGGAATTATTGTATTGCTAGAGCATCTACAATATAAAACTTATAAAACCAATCAAATAGAGTAATGAAATCTCAGATAATCCTCTGAGAATCAAACAGTCAGCGCAACAGAAATTTCCTGTAAGCTTGAGTATGCCATTACTGAAGAAGCATCTGAGAGAAAAACAAACCTGAAGAGGTTCATTTTCATCAGTTGTGCCAAGCATCTCGTCTACCAAGGTCTGACGTTCTTCGGGAGTTCCGAAGCATAAGCACTTCTCCACAACATTGGAGGCAAATTTTTGCTGGCTCATCTGAACTATCTGTCCCATCAGCTTACTAATTATAGACGAACGCTCCTCTGGCTTCCCATGTTCCAGTACATGCTGTAACAAAACTTGGCAGCATTAGAGAGAGGTAGAACATCTGAGCTAAAACAATAAGAGAAAGAATCCATCCTGGGGAGTTGATGACATCTCCCTCACGTACACTACAACAATGAGACATATATACTCATTTATCTATTGAAAGCAAATAGCAAGTAATAGTTAGAAGATTACTACATATGGGAAAATTGATGGCAGTATTCTAAAGAAGGACGACAAACACACACCCCTGTAGTTTTAGCTCGTATACAAGAACCCATATTCAAAATATACTTGAATATTTAGCACTAAAATTGTGCTACCGTCAACTTGGAAATATGCATTAAGTCGTGAATACACATTCATTTGCTTATCAAGTAGGAGATGAGAAGAAGATGCAGAAACCCTTGAAAGAAAGATGTGTAGCAATTCAAGGAAGAGCTTCCTTATGTCAAGCAGCTTCATAGTAGCAAAATACTGAGCAATCGAGTAAAAGAACCACCAACAGCTGGTCaaacaatatttttcaaaaacacaACCTCTTGGAATAAAGGCACGAATGGTTTTAATATTCTGCAGACAAGTTGCACCCTCTAAATTAGCAAACTCTTCACACTAGTCCCAGTAAGGATGTTCATGTGTAAGTTGAGAAATAGAGCAAACCTGAACAACATAATTCCCATATTGATCTTGCGCCAACATGCAAATCGATTGCATAATCTCATTCATCACAATGCTCTGGGTTTCAGGATTATGGCAATGTTCCAAGACTCTCTGTCATGAGAAAGAAAATTTAGAAACAAACATACCGTTGATGCAATAATACCAAAAAGAGATCCACAGATACTGAAATCTTTGACCTGTATGACCCGACATCCATATGGATGAGTGGACAATGTCACAACTTGATCATGAAATGTGGAAACAATGAACTGGATAGCTTCCTCTGGAATGCATTCGATACACTTCTGGATTACATGATTCCCATTCTGATCTCTAACACAGCGCATAACATGGCCATCAAGCTCAGCGACCATTTTAGTCTGTTGATCCAGTTCAACCACCTCTATGGCCTGAAAATTCATAGAAGAAGTCAAAACCTATGACATTCAGCAATTACATCTCATCGGAAGAATGATTAATACCAGCTGCCGCTCAACTGAGGTTACTACATCATCAAGCGGGGCCCTTGGTGAAATTTGGTAACATGATGTAGGAATAGGGATGTACAAACTTCTAATTAGAGGCACACAGGTTTATGGTGAGGAATAGGACAGAGAGACAGACCAGATGAATTCATTTTAATGTTAGAGAGGTAGAACAGTTTTTGACATGCCAAGACAagaatacatacatacatacatacatatatgtgtgtgtgtgtgtgtgtgtgtgtgtgtgtgcgtgtgtgtgtgcgTGTATATGAAGGGCATTttcttatatataaaaaatttggcggaatttttaagtttttttaatCATGATATATTTGAAGGGGAAGTTATGAATACTGTCACACTCCAATTTTAGAATAGAAGGCAGCACTTGGAGAGTTGTCGAAAGCTCTAGCAGGCGGTATCCATTCTGGCAATATAATTCTCAGTCTCACCAAGACCATTCAAAAGGCATGTAAACAAAGAAAGAAGAGAATACCATAGAAATCAGAAGTAGCAACGTGAAATTTAGGCATTAGAATTATTTCTGTATAATGACAGTGGAATAACACCAGCTCAGAATTTCAAATAACAGCAACTCGATGAACTTCCCAGTTTAAGACAGAGAAAACAAGACGTGGGAGCAACCATAAATAGTGAAACAAGAACGAGATTTGTAAACATTAAAAACCATACACCACAGTGAATCAGATCACTTAACAGATTAAGAAAACTGAAGGATTAAGGGCGAGAAAATGATAACGAGATCACTATAACTACAATGAAAAGATACCTTCCAGATCACTCACAACCATATGATAACGAAATGACTATAACTACAATGAAAGGAACTAAGATACCTTCTGGATCACTCGGCAACCATACATCTGAAGGCTAAGGGTGAGTACATGCCCATTGAGCTGCTCAGCCAGTTCTCTTATCTGGGATGCACTTCCATGTTCGAAAAACTGGGAAATGTGAATAACAGAAGGCAAGAAGAAGGTTATGCGACCTATTCATTTGATTAACAGCAATTTTCTTTCAACATAGCCTAAAATGAAGACATAATATGAAAAACACTTAACATAGAAACACTGAGGAACATACCTTCTGGATCACATAATTACCAAACACATCAGTCATCAAAGAAAGGGCTTGCGGCATAATTTCATGGAAGACCATGTTTTTCTCTTCTGTAGTAGCAGTCTCAAGTTTTTGTTGAATGAACCGGCTCCCATACTGGTCCGCGCTGCTCAAACAAGATTTTTATTAATGGAAGTTTTTAGAGGTTAAGATGAATTGGACGGGCAGTGCTGCTAGTCAAAAACGTATACCTGAACTGAACAACGTGGCCTTCAATCTCTGATAGCTCAAAACACTTACTCTTATTGCTCTTAAACTCATCCAATAACGAGGAAGCAAAGCTTTCACCCAAGTTAGAAACAGACTCGGAATGCCAAGCTCCCATGACACCACCAGCTAAGTTTCTCATCCCTGATGGAAAACGCATGTTCCTTTCCCCATACCTTACAGGACTACCAGGTCCAAAAGGGGAATTTGGAAGAACTGCACCTGCCAAAGGGCTTCCTGGATATGACATATTAAGGCCATTTGCTGTGTTCCCATAGTAACCATGATTTAGGCCACCAGATTTGCCAAGATAAGGAAGACCATATTGGGAATTCTGAGATGCAAGCAACGTCTCCAGATAAGCTTTCTGAAGCTCAATCAAATCCATGTATGAAGTCCCCAAAGATTCCCTGTTAACTGTTGGGTCATTGAGAGCTGCTAGCTGAGCAGCATGATACTCAGTTGATCTCAAGTACTGCAGGTACAATGGATCCATCTGAGACATTTGCAGAGAACCTCCCAAGGTCTGATTACCAAGTCTAAGGTTCTGCAGTTCAGCTGCGGCAGCCAATAAATTAGGACCCAAACTCAAACTTCCTCCTGTTGCTCGAGCATCAATTCCACATGCACCCACTGGGGACGCTATATTTCCCAGTACAGAAGGAAAATTACCTGCCCCAAGCTGGTTTTCCAACATAGATGGTGATGAAGGGTTCATACCATAACCCCCTAAAGCATAGGCAGAAAACGTTGAGTTAGGACTATCAATAGTTGGATATTGAGATGGAGAACCTCTTGCACAGTTGCGAGTTGGCGTAGAGGGCCCATTCAAGTATGCAGCAGAGGATCCTGCAGACTTGTGAAACTGAACAGATTCAGACTTTTTTGCATATGGATGTTGCTTCATAGGATTCTGACCATTCTGCAATCGAAAGAGGTTCTGATGATCATCCATCTCATTATGAATCTGAGACTTTGGATGTTTCCCTTCGTCTCCCCTATTGTTCCCTGATAGACTCATGCCAGACAATGCAGCAGCCAAATCAGTATGCTCACCCATATGAGATGAAACATTCTCTAGTGATGCTATCCTCCCTCCTCCAGCAGAAGGAATACGAGGACTAGGAGCTCTAGCCACAAGCTGAGGGTCAGGGGTGGTACTTCGTGACAGTGATCCACCCACGGCTGAAGCATAAGACTGAGAGCCAGATGCGCTGACATTTTGAAGGGTAGACATACCTTGAACCTTTCCCCGAGAATGTAGTGCGTCCAAAGTTGCCATCTCATGATGGAGATGAACAAATTGGGACTCAGAAGGATCAACAATATCATCATATGCACGGGAAGCAGGACGTGATGGATGCCTCGAAGTAGATGTTGGCTGGCTCATATTGTCCTACATTTTATTAGAAGTGTCAGAACCAGAAAACAATAGCCAGTAAGATGAATCTCCAAATAAGCCAGGACTTCATTAAGCGATTACAAGTTGAATAAAGGAATGATAATAAGGCATGCCTGGAAGTGCTCCGAAAAACAAATCATCATAGTTTGGTAATATGATAGCATGTCAATTAAGAAATTCATTATATTttacaaacttcttctttaaatCAGAAATGTGTGTCTTGATCATTAAGATATTTTTTATCAAATAAAAGCAAGTCTGACTCGAAAGCAAGCAACTGTGCTTAAAGAATACAATTGCCAATACCACCATGTTTGCAACTTCGGGATGTTAGAAGTTGCATTTTAAGAATGCTGTATGATTTCTATAGTAGCTCGATGTGCTCCACAACTACTCCAAATAAggagatgaaaaagaagttgcAAGTTTCAAACTTCCACATTAATGAGCAAGAGAAAGAATTAATTGTCATCACGAAATGGGCCTTTTGCCTTCTCAGAAAGAGGACAGAAGGGATGGACACTCTCAAAAAACACGTGCGACTTGCAAATTACTGATCTTCGAAAAAATTATGGTGCATTAAATATATGAATATCCCAAGTACATATTCCACTTAAACAAACTGTTAATAACTTTCTCAAGTGCAAGAAGCACTCCGAAGTGGGAACACAAATATCCAGCAACATTTGGATACCGTTTCTATCCACTAGATTGGCCCCCGGATAGATCGAGATAACGAAGACAATAATCTAAGGCTCAAATTAACTAGCCCAAAAGTGTTGTTCTTAACATGCTGAAGACCAATCGGTGAAGCAAGATGCAAGAAGACAAGTAACATTCATTAAATGCCGGTAACTAATCTGTGCCATACATATATGTGTCATGTAATGTTAAACAACAATGTTAGAGATACACAAACTATATAAATACAACAGATTTTGACAGCAAGCATTGGAATCTCTATCAAAAGGAAATAAGTTTCAGTATTAACTTAACAACTAATCCCACACAAACGCTATGATAAATAGTAAACACATATCAACATTCATGAATTAAAACATTTTGAACCAAAACAATAGTACTTTATCATCTAAAGATATTTTCCATTTCTATTTCACCTGAATCATCTCGGCAATGCTCTTTTGTCGGCTTCCTAATCCTAATCCAGGCAATCCAATAAGTCCATCCCCGCCCCACTCCTTCCCCGCCTCACTTccattttcctcatttttcccACCAAATCCTATCGGCTTTGAAAAAAGCGACTCAACATCACAACCACCACGGTTTCCTTTCCTCCTATCTCCAATCCCTCCTAATGCCGGTGaactaccaccactaccacctCCACCGCCACCCTGTAGACGCTGGGCGAACCTCCAGTCCTCTTTAGACAAAAGAGGCGGCGGAAGCCTAGGGTTTAGATTCACATTCGAGTAATAATAGGAAATGTACGCTGGATCAGACCTTAACTCCTCTTCTGAAAGTCCACTAATATCACTACCATTCCCGCCGCCACTTCCGCCGCCTATCAAAGCGTTAAGCGATCCTTCGACAGTCGGCGGAGCTGAACCGCTACGGAAAATGCTGAGTTCTCTCTCTTGATCACTCACCTCTTGTTGCTGCCGCCTTTGTTCTCTCAGCAAAAACCCTAACTCTTCGCTAAAATCGTTGCTACTAAAATCGTTGTTTCCTCCTAACATTGATCGCATTCCCATTTCCGACATCATTTTCGCATAGCTATCAGTAATCATCGAAAAAATTTACAGAACAAATACACCTCAAAATAAAATCAGCAAAAATTTCAGAGTTTTAACTCAAATTAGCTTATAAACTTCATTAATTACCCAATTTTTCAGCTTAAATTAACTAATTTCATATTCAAACTTTTGTAGCTAAATATTTAAGCTAAAAATTAAGCTAAACTTCAAAAGAAACCATAGTTTCAGTTGAATTTGATTATGAATCAAAGAGATCGAAAGCAAAAACGGTGATCTCCAAGTGTTCGATACATTGTTTAGAGAGAGAGAATCTgtattctagagagagaaaatgTAGTTTAGAGAAGTGCACTGAATAATAGTGAAGTGAAGTGAGGGAAAAAAGTGTGATAAGCACGAGTGCCAGGTGAAATATCAGCCGTTCGATTATGATTTTGACGGTTGAGATTGCCAGTTATTGTTCTAAGTGTTGGCTTGTTACAGGTTAGGGTTTTTATTGTTAGATTGGCTaattttggtatatttggatattttttagatttgttattattattttaattgagaTTTTTTCAGAGGcataaagaaattatttttctgacaTATGAAGATTTTTTATTACATTTCAATTTGGATATGAGACGGCTAGGGTTTGTACAACGTACTCTGATGTGTTATAATCTATCTTATGCTATCATTTTATTCAattctcattttggtttttgaaaattttactGCTAGAGCTTCCATAATATCTAAATCTAGTTTAATCAGACATCAAATATGAAATAACAGTAAATtaagtaaaaataaatataaatctaaaacataagataaatatatttaaaaaataagatgAGATTTTGACTACTTGTACAAATTTGATACATTTTTTTATAATGAAACTATTAATCTCAAACCCGTAAGTCATTCCATTTACTcgtaaataaataaacaaataagaaaaaaagcTTCCACAACACATAGAATCAATGATAACTAATATACATGACATTAGGAGTTAAAGTAGACATAATACATACAGGATAAGTGATAAATTTTTCTATTaacaatatatttttaaaaaagggtAGAATAATAACTGGAAATACATTAGGAAGTACGTTATTGTATTGAAATCCAAACATGAATTTAACGTAATACATATAATTGCTTTCATGTCTTTATTGCTGAAATATACTATTGTTTGAAAGGACAACGAAAAGAGGAAAATAATAAGGTTAAACCTAATAATTTTGTGGTCTTGCTTTTTTTAGCGGGAGGAATAAGAATAGTAGAGTCATACTTTTCTAAAGCAGTCATCTTCAATAACAGTATTTTACTATAACGATCAAGTTTTCTTGAAATCGATTTTTTTGTTatgttatattatatgttatatataataatatttctcTATAGTAGCCAGAAATCTTCCGGATAAACGATgtcattataaaaatatttaaccaTTTTTCTCGTTAAGTGTATGTAGCCAAAAATGTCCAGGTAATTTGCAATTTTGACCAAAGAGATAAACTTTATCATAACTGCCTTTGTTATGTATATGAAACAGAATTTGTTCTAAAAAAAGTTTCTTTTTTTCCATGCAAAAGCACAACGTCATTGCCTATATTTAGAGAAACTCTTTCCCATAAAAATTAAATGCCCGTTTTGTGGCAGATTTAGACCATAACATGGTTCACGGGAACCAAGTAGTTTTTCGCATGgtgtatattatattatatattttaaaatttttattaagtatttaaaaatatttaaatatgaatacaattattattgtatattaacttaAAGTTATTACaatttcataaattttaaatcatgaattcgTCTTAGGCACCACTTGTTTCAATCGAGATGCATTACACTTGTCTTGGTTTCTTAAAAATAATCTAGAATTTAAGCTTGAGTTTCTCATAAATTTAAGAACTATTGCATATTATACCTTAGATGGAATATATTGAACTTATGTAGTATAATTTATATGTTATCTTTTAATGTTTGTGTTTGCCAAATGAATCAATTGATTAATTTCTTTTCGGAATATATTGAATCAATTGATTAATTTCTTTTCGGGCTATACGTGTCACTAATTTAAATAaaagcaaaataatttttttttttattatttcattaaTCAAACCTATGAAACGTGACTTTTGAAAGTATAGGGAAGACAAGCAAATGTTATTTTCTTTACCCACTACGATTGGCCATATAAAACAGtaatgttttcaaacataaaaaagaaaagaaaaacttctcAATTTTAGTTAGGTGCCTTAACATGTTAACAAGTAGTAGAACAACTCCTCAAGTTTCATTTTGTTACTGCATTTTTAGGTCATTTACCTGGGAAAGGACCAAGGTAAAAGTAAAATTATGAAATCAAATTTAGTGGTTATAGATTATATTTAGCTCTTTCATCTATGGAAAACCAATGTACGAAATATAAAAcgaagaaacaacaacaacaacatcccagtaaaattccactaatggggtctggggaggatagtgtatacgcagaccttacccctaccccgactgggtagagagactgtttccgaaagaccctcggctcaaaaagaaacaaaaacacaaaaggacaaaaaggagacaatattagtatcacaacaacaatcatatgaTAAATagaaacaccatgaaatccagaagaaagatgcaaagcaaagggagacaatattagtaaatattagtatcaccacgaCAATCATAAGAacaataggaacaccatgaaatctaaaagaaagatgcaaagaaaaAGTGATAGCTAGTAAATAAGACATGCattgaaaagcgaaatagtaatccacaacattgccactagctatctcaGACAAAACCCCTACATgactagtcccacaatggtacgaagtaaggcacgactcaactacctcataacctacaactctaatactcgacctccacatcttcctatctagtgtcatgtcctcgaaaatcttgagtctcgccatatcctgcctgatcacctctccccaatacttcttaggccgccctctacctcttttggtgccctccacaaccagctgctcacacctccaTACTggagcatctaggcttctcctctgaatatgtccgaaccatctaagcctcgcttcccgcatcttgtcatcaataggagccacatgcaccttctcccgaatatcatcattcctaatcttatctatcttagtgtgtccgcacatccaccgcaacatcctcatttctgctactttcatcttctgtgagttcttaacgggccaacactcaaccccatacatcatggccggtctaaccaccgctttataaaacttacctttgagtatcggtggcactctcttgtcgcacaggactccagatgctaacctccacttcatccatcctaccccaatacggtgtgtgacatcctcatcgatctctcCTCCctcctggataaccgaaccaagatacttgaagctgcctcttctcgggatgacctgcgaatcaagcctcacatccacgcccacttcccctgactcaacgctgaacttacactccaggtattccgtctttgtcctactcagcttgaaacccttagactcaagagcctgtctccaaacgaAGAAAAAGAAGCATATTTTATATCTTTGTTTCATTTGTTATAATTTACCATAATtcaatttaatataatttcattAAGTGAGAGTGTAAAAGGTTTTTTACACAGCTTGTAGTAAAAGGAAGtaaaaaatttaataacttgaaaGAGAGGGTAAACGACTAGATAGAATCGATTAAATAATACAGATATTACTCAAATCTTTTTCTCCTGATAATGTCTAAAACCAAGTAAAACCTAAAATATCATTAGTTTAATATGTGCTTTAGGATTCTTCAAAAACGGTTAAGAGACAACAGAGTTGAAGATTTACCTCATCCTTTGAGTTTAAACTGTTTAATTAGTTGGCCCAAATTTGTGAAACAATAATGTTTTGGGCAAGTTACACTTTTGGCCACTCgtccaaaaataattatattcgctagtcaatatataaaaattatatgtataatatatatttatatattgtattattttattaatataaaaaatatttattgattattatttttagagCGGCTATATTCTGTAGTTTTTCCTAATGTTTAATGTTGTTGGGTAGCGTGCTTGAGCAGGCCAATTTAAGAATACAGAAATCTACAGAAAAATCCAATTTCAAATGCAGACTAAATGCATACTTACACGGGCCTTTCAATTAAAATATACCGGGCCAGGTCTAGGCCCAGGTCCAAGCCatcttttttaaacaaaaaattgcagaaatatgACACTTTTTGGGGTGGTATTTAATTTTTGACCTT contains:
- the LOC107771741 gene encoding pumilio homolog 1 isoform X2; the protein is MITDSYAKMMSEMGMRSMLGGNNDFSSNDFSEELGFLLREQRRQQQEVSDQERELSIFRSGSAPPTVEGSLNALIGGGSGGGNGSDISGLSEEELRSDPAYISYYYSNVNLNPRLPPPLLSKEDWRFAQRLQGGGGGGSGGSSPALGGIGDRRKGNRGGCDVESLFSKPIGFGGKNEENGSEAGKEWGGDGLIGLPGLGLGSRQKSIAEMIQDNMSQPTSTSRHPSRPASRAYDDIVDPSESQFVHLHHEMATLDALHSRGKVQGNNRGDEGKHPKSQIHNEMDDHQNLFRLQNGQNPMKQHPYAKKSESVQFHKSAGSSAAYLNGPSTPTRNCARGSPSQYPTIDSPNSTFSAYALGGYGMNPSSPSMLENQLGAGNFPSVLGNIASPVGACGIDARATGGSLSLGPNLLAAAAELQNLRLGNQTLGGSLQMSQMDPLYLQYLRSTEYHAAQLAALNDPTVNRESLGTSYMDLIELQKAYLETLLASQNSQYGLPYLGKSGGLNHGYYGNTANGLNMSYPGSPLAGAVLPNSPFGPGSPVRYGERNMRFPSGMRNLAGGVMGAWHSESVSNLGESFASSLLDEFKSNKSKCFELSEIEGHVVQFSADQYGSRFIQQKLETATTEEKNMVFHEIMPQALSLMTDVFGNYVIQKFFEHGSASQIRELAEQLNGHVLTLSLQMYGCRVIQKAIEVVELDQQTKMVAELDGHVMRCVRDQNGNHVIQKCIECIPEEAIQFIVSTFHDQVVTLSTHPYGCRVIQRVLEHCHNPETQSIVMNEIMQSICMLAQDQYGNYVVQHVLEHGKPEERSSIISKLMGQIVQMSQQKFASNVVEKCLCFGTPEERQTLVDEMLGTTDENEPLQAMMKDQFANYVVQKVLETCDDQQLELILNRIKVHLNALKKYTYGKHIVARVEKLVAAGERRISFLASYSAA
- the LOC107771741 gene encoding pumilio homolog 1 isoform X1 — encoded protein: MITDSYAKMMSEMGMRSMLGGNNDFSSNDFSEELGFLLREQRRQQQEVSDQERELSIFRSGSAPPTVEGSLNALIGGGSGGGNGSDISGLSEEELRSDPAYISYYYSNVNLNPRLPPPLLSKEDWRFAQRLQGGGGGGSGGSSPALGGIGDRRKGNRGGCDVESLFSKPIGFGGKNEENGSEAGKEWGGDGLIGLPGLGLGSRQKSIAEMIQDNMSQPTSTSRHPSRPASRAYDDIVDPSESQFVHLHHEMATLDALHSRGKVQGMSTLQNVSASGSQSYASAVGGSLSRSTTPDPQLVARAPSPRIPSAGGGRIASLENVSSHMGEHTDLAAALSGMSLSGNNRGDEGKHPKSQIHNEMDDHQNLFRLQNGQNPMKQHPYAKKSESVQFHKSAGSSAAYLNGPSTPTRNCARGSPSQYPTIDSPNSTFSAYALGGYGMNPSSPSMLENQLGAGNFPSVLGNIASPVGACGIDARATGGSLSLGPNLLAAAAELQNLRLGNQTLGGSLQMSQMDPLYLQYLRSTEYHAAQLAALNDPTVNRESLGTSYMDLIELQKAYLETLLASQNSQYGLPYLGKSGGLNHGYYGNTANGLNMSYPGSPLAGAVLPNSPFGPGSPVRYGERNMRFPSGMRNLAGGVMGAWHSESVSNLGESFASSLLDEFKSNKSKCFELSEIEGHVVQFSADQYGSRFIQQKLETATTEEKNMVFHEIMPQALSLMTDVFGNYVIQKFFEHGSASQIRELAEQLNGHVLTLSLQMYGCRVIQKAIEVVELDQQTKMVAELDGHVMRCVRDQNGNHVIQKCIECIPEEAIQFIVSTFHDQVVTLSTHPYGCRVIQRVLEHCHNPETQSIVMNEIMQSICMLAQDQYGNYVVQHVLEHGKPEERSSIISKLMGQIVQMSQQKFASNVVEKCLCFGTPEERQTLVDEMLGTTDENEPLQAMMKDQFANYVVQKVLETCDDQQLELILNRIKVHLNALKKYTYGKHIVARVEKLVAAGERRISFLASYSAA